Within the Epinephelus lanceolatus isolate andai-2023 chromosome 22, ASM4190304v1, whole genome shotgun sequence genome, the region CTGCACCAGACACtcagctcctctcctcttcatcatctcctcctcctcttcctcctctgtctctgagaAGTCCACAGCTGCAAGCAGAGTTTCTACAAGGTAAAAAAtacatctttctctctgtctcctgtcCCCTCTTTTTACAGGGATGGATAACTGAAAGGGACAAGCAGGCAaagagagactcaaaacaaccacaaaaagacataaGACGaccacagagaaacaaaaaccACCCCACGTGATGCAAGACAACTGAAAAGAAACTTgacacaaccacaaagagacacaaaacaactacgaGGAGATATAACATGAGcgcaaaacacaaaaatgaccacatagaagattcaattcaattcaattcaattttatttataaagcccaatatcacaaatcacaatttgcctcacagggctttacagcatacgacatccctctgtccttatgaccctcacagctgatcaggaaaaactccccaaaaaaaaccctttaacggggaaaaaacggtagaaacctcaggaagagcaactgaggagggatccctcttccaggacggacagacgtgcaatagatgtcgtacagaacagatcagcataataaattaatagtaatccgcatgacacaatgagacagagagacagagagagagagagagagagagagagagagatgcaggtaatgacagtagcttacagcaacattattgaaagtaataatattatagttatagttctggctactgtggtacaatatgttgaaagtatgtattaatatctgacagtatacatgtgtgacaatagtcatatgtgtataataacagtagaagtatgactaatgatggcagcagcagcaggaggcatctggcaggaccacggcagcagcacaaccacacacgtcacgctgtccaggcaccgctgcgatatgagttaatctgagagacagtggagcacaaaggctccggagaagaagccgagttagtgacatccagaatggccgagttagcaagatgcagtaatagaatacgagagagagagagagagaaggagagaaggtgcccggtgtattataggggggtcctccggcagactaggcctaagtcagcctaactaggggctggtacagggcaagcctgagccagccctaactataagctttatcaaagaggaaagtcttaagtctagtcttaaatgtggagacggtgtctgcctcctggaccgtaacaggaagatgattccacaggagaggagcctgatagctgaaggctctggctcctgatctacttttggagactttagggaccacgagtaaccctgcgttctcagagcgcagtgttctggtaggataatatggcactatgaactctctaagatatgacggagcttgaccatttagagctttataagttaacagtaggattttaaattcaattctggattttacagggagccagtgcagagaagctaaaacaggagaaatatgatctcgtttcttagttcctgttagtacacgtgctgctgcattctgaattagctggagagtttttaaggacttactagagctacctgataatagagagttacagtaatccagcctagaggtaacaaaagcatggaccaatttttctgcatcttttcgggtcaggataggcctaattttcacaatattacgcagatgaaaaaatgcagtccgtgaggtttgttttaaatgagaattaaatgacaaatcttgatcaaatattactccgaggtttcttacggtagtggtagaggccagagcaatgccatctagagaaactatgtcatcagataaacaCAACTACAGCCataaccaaccaaccaaccataaagagaaacaaaacgacCCAAAAGAGTCTCTGCAcaaccacaaaaatacacaaaacaactacagagacatCAAGTGACCACAAAAAGCTCATTGTCTCCGTCTTCCTCTCATCCGTctcatctttgtctttttgcttCCAGAGCGTCTGAACAGATTTCAGTCTGGCAGTGACCCCAGTGAATCCAGTGTCGTCTCCTCTGCGgcctcccccccccctcctctacACTCCCCCTTCAGTCCATCCCCCTTCGCCTCCCCCTGcagctcctcatcctcctcctgctcaTCTTCTCCTTGCAACAACAGACAAGGTGAGCTGGATGTCACTTTATAGAACATGAAAGGTGAAGCTGATGTTTAACAGCTCACTTTACAGTAAACAGCGCCCTCTGATGGAGAGGATTGATCCTAAACATAAAATTCAGACTGGACTTTGAagcattacattttaatttgataTCACAGTATTTGTcgagtttttttttatcacagtttTTACAACATTATGATTTTCTACAGAACTTTGAGtttgttgtctgttttgtttgtgtgcagcaCGTCTGTCCCTGTCCAGCCCAGAGCTTCTGTCAGAGCTCAAAGAGGCGAGAACACGCAGCCTCCGACATGTCCCCACCAACAAAGGAATGACCACTGTCTTCAGTggacgaggaagaggaggggtaAAGGTGAGCAGAGGATATCATTATCTCTGATGTCCATCCATAATAAACATCTATAATTCCACTCAGAAATCATAGAAAAAAGAGGCTGCAGACCCAGCCTGagaatcatcatgtttttggttttttatTTCAGTATCAGTGCTCACAGTGAGAGTTGTCTGTACATCACTGGGTGCACTGCAAACAGGATCTGCTCACACATCATTCACATCACTGTGAATGGAGACACAGGCTAACAAATGACCCACATACTGGTTAAAATCACCCCCACTACAGGCGGAAAAGATGCTGATCTTGAATGTTATTCTTCTCCTCCAGGCCTCTGGCTCCGCCCCCTCCACACGACCAGCCAGTCAGAAGACTTCACACTGAATTTATCAGCAGCACCAGCTGAGTCGCAGGGCTTCCAGAAATGCTCTCAAAAATCTAATTATCATCATCAAATAAAGAAATCTCCTGTTATTTGTGGGCCTAACCAGATAAACTGACATGTTGTTGGAACAATGAACATTTAATGTCAAAATGAATCATTTGGTTTGTGGTAATAACAAAATATATCAGTTTGAAGCTGAGAAAGAATTTGTTCAAACATTATTATGAGAAACtgagtgatgatgatgttgttCTGTAAATATTATGCTGATGTAAGATAATAAATGATGATCAGTCCACTGTGTCATAAAGCAGTGCTAATGAGAGAAAGCCTATTACAACAGCTCAACAAATGTCTTCTTTTCTGctcattttatttcagttttgtccCCTCACACATCTGGCTTGACCTACAGAAAGATGAAGAGAATCGTATTTGCTACTTAATCACACCCAAAATTAAAAGTAAACGTGTAATATATAATACAGTATGAAAGCCATAGACAAtatcatggtatagtatgccaaaaatgtcatagaacGATATGCTAACAaatgtcttagtatagtatgataaaaaaaagtcatattacaGTATGCtaaaaatgtcactgaaaaGTACATCTGAAAATGTCGTAGTACAGTATGACACAAAATGTAATCGTATAGTATGCCAAACAATGTGAATATAGAATGCTAAACATGTCACTGTATAGTTGTCTATGTAATATGCCAAAAATGACTAGGATAATATGCTAAAAATGTCTTAGTATagtgtgctaaaaaaaaatgtctaccaaaaaatatcaatatagTACGGTAAAAATGTCACTGTATAGTAGTCTGAAAATGTGATAGTATGGTATGCTCAAAAatatcatagtgtagtatgcaaAAATAACATAGTATCTAAAAAGTCAGTTTGCAAAAAAAACGTGATAGTATAGTATACTAAAAAATGTGATAGTATAGTGagacaaaaatgtcaaagtaaagTATGCtagaaaatgtcaaagtatagtatgccaaaaaaaccTGTTACaaacgtcatagtaaagtatgtctaaaaaaaatcatagtatactatgtcgaaaaacatcatagtaagCCTATAGCATGTCAGAAAGAGTCAATGTATAGCATGCTGAAAAAGGTGTTAAAAAacatcattgtatagtatgtaaaaaaaagtcatattatattatgttaaaaaaagtgttagcaacatcatagtatagaaccttgaaaaaaatcatagtatagtatatcgaataaagtaatagtatagtgtgtcaaaaaaacatcatagtaagCATATAGCATGTCAGAAAGAGTCAATgtgtagcatgttgaaaaatgtgtcaaaaacgtcatagtattttatgtaaaaataaaaaaaaaagaaaaaaactgttaaaaacagtatggaatgttgaaaaaagtgttaaagtcatcatagtttagtatgttgaaaaaagtgttGAAAAAGTCACAGTTTAGTATGTCGAAGAAAGTGTTTAAAAGTCATTGTATGTTATGTGAAAAAATCTGTTCAAAAGATCACagtttagtatgtcaaaaaagtcatagtataatatgtaaaaaaaaccctgcacaaaacgtcatagtatagtatgttgaaaaaaagcgttaaaaatgtcattgtatagcatgctgaaaaagttttaaaaacatcataatatgGTATGTCGAAAACACCTGTTGAAAATATCATAGTAGAGCATATCAAAATAAGTGGTTaaaccgtcatagtatagcatgacgaaAAACCTGCTCAAAACatcatattatagcatgtcgaaaaatgtcataacaTAGCATAtcgaaaaaactgataaaaaccgtcatagtatagcatgtcgaaaatgGTCATTGTATAGCTTGTTGAAGACATTGCTTAAACCGTCAACGTAGAGCATATCGAAAATAGTCACGGAAAAGCATGTCGAAAAAACGGCTCAAAACGTCACAtttatagcatgtcgaaaaaagtgctaaaaatatcatagtatagcatgtcaaaaatagtcatagaATGGCTGGTTGAAATTAGTCACAATATAGGATGTTGAAAAAAATGCTtaaactgtcatagtatagcatgtcaaaaacaGTCATAGAAAAACATGTCTAAAAAACTGCTCAAAACGTCACATTATGGCATGctgaaaatagtcatagtataacatgttgcAAAAAGTGCTAAAcacgtcatagtatggtatggcatgtcaaaaaaactgaaaaaaaagtcttagtatagaATGttgaaaatggtcatagtatagtatgtcgaataaactgctaaaaatgtcatagtgtagcatgacGAAAAtggtcatagcatagcatgtcaaaaaaacctgctaaaaacgtcatagtttagtatgtcgaaaatagtcatagtatagcatgtcgaaaatagTTATTGTTTAGCAGTTTGGAAAAAGtgctaaaaacgtcatagtagagcatgtcaaagaaactgctaaaaaagtcatactatagcatgtcgaaaaaagtgataaaattgtcatagtatagtatgttaaaaaatactgataaaaacgtcatagtatagcatgtcgaaaatagccatagtatagcatgtcaaaaatagtcatagtaaagcatgtcaaaaatagtcatagtatagcatgtcgaaaatagtcatagtatagcatgtcaaaaatagtcatagtaaagcatgtcaaaaatagtcatagtatagcatgtcgaaaatagtcatagtatactatgtcgaaaatagtcatagtatagcatgtcgaaaatagtcatagtaaagcatgtcgaaaatagtcatagtatagcatgtcgaaaatagtcaaagtatagcatgtcgaaaatagtcatagtaaagcatgtcgaaaatagtcatagtaaagcatgtcaaaaatagtcatagtatagcatgtcgaaaatagccatagtatagcatgtcaaaaatagtcatagtaaagcatgtcaaaaatagttatagtaaagcatgtcaaaaatagtcatagtatagcatgtcaaaaatagtcatagtatagcatgtcgaaaatagtcatagtaaagcatgtcaaaaatagtcatagtatagcatgtcgaaaatagacatagtatagcatgtcaaaaatagtcatagtaaagcatgtcaaaaatagtcatagtaaagcatgtcaaaaatagtcatagtatagcatgtcgaaaatagccatagtatagcatgtcgaaaatagtcatagtatagcatgtcaaaaaacgctgaaaaaaagtcatagtatagtatgtcgaaaaaaaaaactgaataaaagtcacagtatagcacgTCAAAGAAACtgctaaaaacgtcatagtatagcatgtcaaaaaaccctgaaaaaagtcataatatagtatgtcgaaaacaaaactgaataaaagtcatagcatagcatgtcgaaaatagtcatagtatagcatgtcgaaaaaacagctagaaacgtcatagtatactatgtcgaaaatagccatagtatagcatgtcgaaaatagtcatagtatagcatgtcaaaaaaccctgaaaaaagtcatagtatagaatgttgaaaaaaaaactgaataaaagtcacagtatagcatgtcaaacaAACtgctaaaaacgtcatagtatagcatgtcgaaaatactcatagtatagcatgttgaaaataatcatagtatagcatgtcgaaaaaacagctgaaaacgtcatagtatagcatgtcgaaaatagccatagtatagcatgtcgaaaaaacagctaaaaaTGTTATCATATAGCATGTTTAAAATAGTCATTGTATAGCACGTCAAACAAACTGCTAAAATGTAGTAGTATAGCTTGTCAAAATAAGCCACAGtataaaatagtcatagtataacatgttgtaaaaaGTCCTAAAcacgtcatagtatggtatggcaTGTcgacaaaactgaaaaaataagtCTTAGTATAGAATGttgaaaatggtcatagtatagtatgtcgaataaacggataaaaatgtcatggtagCATGAcgaaaacagtcatagtatagcatgtcgaaaaaaatgctaaaaatgtcatagtttagtatgtcgaaaatagtcatagtatagcatgtcgaaaatagTCATGGTTTAGCAGTTTGGAAAAAGtgctaaaaatgtcatagtatagcatgtcaaagaACCtgctaaaaacgtcatagtatagcatgtcgaaattactcatagtatagcatgtcgaaaatagtcatagtatagcatgtcgaaaaaacagctgaaaacgtcatagtatagcatgctgaAAAtagccatagtatagcatgtcgaaaaaacagctaaaaaCGTTATCATATAGCATGTTTAAAATAGTCATTGTATAGCACGTCAAACAAACTGCTAAAATGTAATAGTATAGCTTGTCAAAAAAAGCCACAGtataaaatagtcatagtataacatgttgcAAAAAGTGCTAAAcacgtcatagtatggtatggcaTGTcgacaaaactgaaaaaaaaagtcttagtatagaATGttgaaaatggtcatagtatagtatgtcgaataaactgataaaaatgtcatagtgtagcatgacgaaaacagtcatagtatagcatgtcgaaaaaaatgctaaaaatgtcatagtatagcatgtcgaaaatagtcatagtatagcatgtcgaaaatagTCATGGTTTAGCAGTTTggaaaaaatgctaaaaatgtcatagtatagcatgtcaaagaACCtgctaaaaacgtcatagtttagtatgtcaaaaatagtcatagtatagcatgtcgaaaaaacagctaaaaatgtcatagtatagcatgtcgaaaatagtcatagtatagcatgtcaaaaatagtcatagtatagcatgttgaaaatagtcatactatagcatgtcgaaaatagtcatagtatagcatgtcaaaaatagtcatagtatagcatgtcgaaaaaacagctaaaaacgtcatagtatagtatgtcaaaaatagttatagtatagcatgtcgaaaatagtcatagtatagcatgttgaaaatagtcatagtatagtatgtcaaaaaaaacctaaaaagtcatagtatagtatgtcaaaaatagtcatagtatagcatgtcgaaaaaacagctaaaaacgtcatagtatagcatggcgaaaatagtcatagtatagcatggcgAAAatagtcatagcatagcatgtcgaaaatagtcatagcatagcatgtcgaaaatagtcatagtatagcatgtcgaaaaaacagctaaaaacgtcatagtatagcatgtcgaaaatagtcatagcatagcatgtcgaaaatagtcatagtatagcatgttgaaaatagtcatagcatagcatgtcgaaaatagtcatagcatagcatgtcgaaaatagtcatagtatagcatgtcgaaaaaacagctaaaaacgtcatagtatagcatgtcgaaaatagtcatagtatagcatgttgaaaatagtca harbors:
- the LOC117245993 gene encoding uncharacterized protein LOC117245993; protein product: MKSSSPPSSPSITSTSVTAAPDTQLLSSSSSPPPLPPLSLRSPQLQAEFLQERLNRFQSGSDPSESSVVSSAASPPPPLHSPFSPSPFASPCSSSSSSCSSSPCNNRQARLSLSSPELLSELKEARTRSLRHVPTNKGMTTVFSGRGRGGVKASGSAPSTRPASQKTSH